Proteins encoded within one genomic window of Sulfurovum sp. XGS-02:
- a CDS encoding shikimate kinase produces the protein MKKNIILIGFMGVGKGTTARAFTKKYGTYIIDTDDLIESKENKEVKKIFAKKGEAYFRAQEQETANWIEKCVTGTLISCGGGFYKVDNLKKLGTVVLLDASFEWIHNRLKTAKNAESKLAKRPLFSDEKKAKKLYDEREKAYRKVADVIIDVEKLTLEEQIKQIAKKCKV, from the coding sequence TTGAAAAAGAATATTATCCTCATAGGTTTCATGGGTGTAGGAAAAGGTACGACTGCGCGTGCATTTACAAAAAAATACGGTACCTATATCATAGATACGGATGATCTTATAGAGTCCAAAGAGAACAAAGAGGTCAAAAAAATATTTGCTAAAAAAGGCGAAGCGTATTTTAGGGCACAGGAGCAGGAAACCGCCAACTGGATAGAGAAATGCGTGACAGGTACGCTCATCTCTTGCGGCGGCGGTTTCTACAAAGTGGATAACCTGAAGAAGCTGGGGACGGTCGTCTTGCTCGATGCTTCGTTTGAATGGATCCACAACCGTCTGAAAACAGCGAAAAATGCTGAATCAAAACTGGCAAAACGTCCACTTTTTTCAGATGAGAAAAAGGCGAAGAAACTCTATGATGAACGTGAAAAGGCCTATAGAAAAGTCGCGGATGTGATCATCGATGTAGAGAAGCTTACTTTAGAGGAACAGATCAAGCAAATTGCTAAGAAATGCAAGGTTTAA
- a CDS encoding polyprenyl synthetase family protein, whose protein sequence is MQRFETYLNENLPKVPSFHPVYEEALGVMLTAGGKRFRPMLLLNIVDAYEPMLYNGALPVALALEMFHTYSLIHDDLPAMDDADLRRGHETLHKRFDEVTAILAGDALNTDAFYLIAKAPLREDVKIKLVELLARDGGGRGMVLGQAIDCYFENQPLDIEQVKTLHKNKTAKLIATSMQMGAVIVGLEKKAQDALYDFGIDLGLLFQIQDDIIDETQSEEEAGKPTGNDSDKNSFVNLLGLEKTLEEADSLAKDLQRRFEDFDEKLQTALQPLMNTYLYRHN, encoded by the coding sequence ATGCAACGATTTGAAACGTATCTAAATGAAAACTTACCAAAAGTACCAAGTTTCCATCCCGTATATGAAGAAGCGCTCGGTGTGATGCTGACTGCCGGGGGGAAACGTTTCCGTCCTATGTTGCTTCTGAATATCGTTGATGCGTATGAACCGATGCTTTATAACGGTGCTTTACCCGTAGCATTGGCACTTGAAATGTTCCATACCTATTCACTGATACATGATGATCTGCCTGCAATGGATGATGCGGATCTGCGTCGCGGACATGAGACGCTGCATAAGCGTTTTGATGAAGTGACCGCTATTCTTGCAGGAGATGCGCTTAACACCGATGCGTTTTATCTCATTGCCAAGGCACCGCTGCGCGAAGATGTGAAAATAAAACTGGTAGAGTTACTTGCACGCGATGGAGGCGGTCGCGGTATGGTACTTGGACAAGCCATAGACTGCTATTTTGAAAACCAGCCATTGGATATAGAACAGGTCAAAACACTCCATAAAAACAAAACAGCCAAACTCATCGCTACCTCCATGCAGATGGGAGCGGTGATCGTGGGGCTTGAGAAGAAAGCACAGGATGCACTCTATGATTTCGGTATCGATCTTGGGCTGCTCTTCCAGATACAAGATGATATCATAGATGAGACACAGAGTGAAGAAGAGGCGGGAAAACCGACAGGAAATGACAGTGATAAAAATAGCTTTGTCAATCTTTTAGGACTGGAAAAGACGCTTGAAGAGGCAGACAGTTTGGCAAAAGATTTACAAAGACGATTTGAAGACTTTGATGAGAAGTTACAAACAGCTTTACAACCCTTAATGAACACATACCTATACAGACACAACTAA
- the tkt gene encoding transketolase: protein MAMTEQNKMRKKMANTIRFLAADAVQKANSGHPGAPMGLADIAVVLSEKLSHNPKNPKWLNRDRLVFSGGHASALIYSLLHLWGYDVTIDDLKNFRQLDSKTPGHPEYGHTEGIEITTGPLGQGIANAVGFAMAEAYTANQVNSETCELIDHKVYCLCGDGDLQEGISYEACALAGHLGLKDLVLIYDNNEITIEGDTSIAWSEDVEKRFDAQNWNVMKINGHCYDDIEKALEEVQTATKPTIIIANTIIGKGAGDMEGSHHTHGAPLGADIIAESKAKEGFDPEAFFQIPEDVLLRFRCALEQGELAEKEWIHRQKEAPLIEQNEALDRLLNPDFSAIEFPDFSGDKTMATRDSNGKILNAIATAVPSFIGGSADLAPSNKTELKDLGDFPKGRNLHFGIREHSMAAITNAMALYGTTIPFNATFFVFSDYLKPAARIAALTKIQNFFVWTHDSIGVGEDGPTHEPIEHLSQFRALPNFYVWRPADATENVEAWRTALTMQAPHGFVLSRQKLETLKPKRDFGEVSRGAYIVKKRKDANFTLMASGSELMPCLKAACHLAVLGIKANVVSVPCLDLFNEQDAEYKAAVVDPNTKVLAVEAATGTEYYRYADDVLGMESFGASAPAEQLFEKFGFTQEGIMKRACALMDVEYREVELGECKL from the coding sequence ATGGCAATGACAGAGCAGAACAAGATGCGCAAAAAGATGGCAAACACGATCAGATTTTTAGCCGCTGATGCGGTACAAAAAGCAAATTCAGGACACCCGGGTGCACCTATGGGTCTTGCAGATATCGCAGTGGTATTGAGTGAAAAACTGAGCCATAACCCTAAAAACCCGAAATGGCTCAACCGTGACCGCTTGGTTTTCTCAGGGGGACATGCATCTGCACTGATCTACTCTCTTTTACATCTTTGGGGCTACGATGTGACGATTGATGATCTGAAAAATTTCCGTCAATTAGACTCCAAGACTCCGGGGCACCCGGAGTATGGGCATACTGAAGGTATAGAGATCACTACAGGGCCTTTGGGACAGGGTATCGCCAATGCGGTAGGTTTTGCTATGGCAGAAGCTTATACAGCCAATCAGGTAAACTCAGAGACCTGCGAACTGATAGACCATAAAGTCTACTGTCTCTGTGGTGACGGTGACTTGCAGGAAGGTATCTCTTACGAAGCCTGTGCACTTGCCGGACACTTGGGGCTTAAAGATCTGGTGCTTATCTATGACAACAATGAGATCACGATCGAGGGTGATACAAGCATCGCATGGAGTGAAGATGTTGAAAAACGTTTTGATGCACAGAACTGGAACGTGATGAAGATCAACGGTCACTGTTATGATGATATCGAGAAAGCCTTGGAAGAGGTACAAACCGCTACGAAACCTACGATCATCATCGCCAATACGATCATCGGTAAGGGTGCAGGTGATATGGAAGGCTCTCATCATACACATGGTGCGCCTCTAGGTGCAGATATCATCGCGGAGTCAAAAGCAAAAGAAGGGTTTGACCCTGAAGCATTCTTCCAGATTCCAGAAGATGTGCTGCTGAGATTCAGATGTGCACTAGAGCAAGGTGAACTTGCAGAGAAAGAGTGGATACACAGACAAAAAGAAGCACCGCTTATCGAGCAGAATGAAGCGTTGGATAGACTTCTTAACCCTGATTTCTCAGCGATCGAGTTCCCGGACTTCTCTGGAGATAAAACGATGGCAACCAGAGATTCAAACGGTAAGATCCTTAACGCTATTGCGACAGCGGTTCCATCTTTCATCGGTGGTTCAGCAGACCTGGCACCGTCGAACAAAACAGAGCTCAAAGATCTGGGAGACTTCCCTAAAGGAAGAAACCTTCACTTTGGTATCCGTGAGCACTCTATGGCAGCGATCACGAATGCGATGGCACTCTATGGTACGACGATCCCGTTCAATGCAACCTTCTTTGTATTCTCTGATTATTTGAAGCCTGCTGCACGTATCGCAGCGTTGACAAAGATCCAAAACTTCTTTGTCTGGACGCATGACAGTATCGGTGTAGGGGAAGATGGTCCTACCCATGAGCCTATTGAACACCTCTCTCAGTTTAGAGCACTGCCTAACTTCTATGTATGGAGACCGGCAGATGCAACGGAGAATGTAGAAGCATGGAGAACAGCACTGACGATGCAAGCGCCGCACGGTTTTGTATTGAGCCGTCAAAAGCTTGAAACATTGAAGCCAAAAAGAGATTTCGGTGAGGTAAGCAGAGGTGCCTACATCGTCAAGAAAAGAAAAGATGCGAACTTTACATTGATGGCTTCAGGTTCAGAGTTGATGCCTTGTCTAAAGGCAGCATGCCACCTGGCTGTACTCGGTATCAAAGCAAACGTTGTCTCTGTACCATGTTTGGATCTTTTCAATGAGCAGGATGCAGAGTACAAAGCAGCTGTGGTGGATCCAAATACAAAAGTACTTGCAGTCGAAGCAGCGACAGGTACAGAGTACTACCGTTATGCGGATGATGTTCTCGGTATGGAGAGTTTCGGAGCCTCAGCACCGGCAGAACAGCTCTTTGAGAAGTTCGGATTTACGCAAGAAGGCATCATGAAACGTGCATGTGCCTTGATGGATGTAGAGTACAGAGAAGTGGAGCTTGGAGAGTGTAAACTCTAA
- a CDS encoding MFS transporter, which translates to MIKQIMPLSLIVGLRFFGLFIVLPVLSIYALDMEGATPFLAGLVVGGYALTQAAFQVPFGLASDKLGRKKTLLFGLIIFIIGSVIAAVSENIYMLLIGRFLQGAGAIGSVVSAMVADLVKEEQRAHAMAIMGGTIALSFAAAMIIAPVVGGHWGIDKLFWLTAILSVMAIGILFTSVPQPPTIVHSYEEEESKMIEVFKDRSLTRMYITFLFHSSIMTMAFFIIPVVMTHGLTEGGFGWDKSELWKVYFPAMIFGFFAMAPAAIFGEKYGKGKQVFMISVSVIFLGFLAMGFASTAWVFVVGVVLFFIGFNMFEPLLQSFVAKFAKVHQKGAALGVANTFAYVGIFLGGLLAGWLMQHYDRATLAVVVAMISIVWFIWVATMPNPNNRGNVYLPLDIFDRERVASLKSHEAIVESYVNETENIAVIKYEKDLIDEDEIRGMLS; encoded by the coding sequence ATGATTAAACAGATCATGCCGCTCAGTCTCATTGTGGGATTGAGATTTTTTGGACTCTTTATCGTTCTTCCTGTTCTCTCCATCTATGCACTTGATATGGAAGGTGCAACACCCTTCCTTGCAGGACTTGTTGTAGGGGGTTATGCCCTTACACAGGCGGCTTTTCAGGTACCATTTGGACTAGCGAGTGACAAACTGGGACGTAAGAAGACCCTGCTTTTTGGTCTGATCATCTTTATTATCGGTTCTGTGATCGCTGCGGTGAGTGAAAATATCTATATGCTTCTTATCGGACGTTTCCTTCAGGGTGCAGGCGCCATCGGTTCTGTGGTCTCAGCAATGGTTGCAGACTTGGTAAAAGAGGAGCAGCGTGCACATGCCATGGCCATCATGGGTGGGACGATCGCACTGAGCTTTGCCGCAGCGATGATCATCGCGCCTGTTGTGGGCGGTCACTGGGGGATAGACAAACTCTTTTGGCTGACGGCGATTCTTTCAGTGATGGCGATAGGTATCTTATTTACTTCCGTACCTCAACCTCCGACGATCGTACACAGCTATGAAGAGGAGGAGTCCAAAATGATAGAGGTCTTTAAAGACAGATCACTGACACGTATGTATATTACTTTTCTTTTCCACTCCTCTATTATGACCATGGCATTTTTTATCATCCCCGTCGTCATGACACATGGACTCACAGAGGGCGGATTTGGTTGGGATAAATCCGAACTCTGGAAAGTCTATTTCCCTGCAATGATCTTTGGTTTCTTTGCTATGGCACCTGCAGCGATATTCGGAGAGAAGTACGGAAAAGGGAAACAGGTCTTTATGATCTCGGTTTCCGTGATCTTCCTAGGGTTTCTTGCGATGGGATTTGCAAGTACAGCATGGGTCTTTGTCGTGGGTGTAGTACTTTTCTTCATCGGGTTCAATATGTTTGAGCCTCTCTTGCAGAGTTTCGTGGCCAAATTCGCCAAGGTCCACCAAAAAGGTGCGGCCCTGGGTGTAGCCAATACCTTTGCCTATGTAGGTATCTTCCTGGGAGGTCTGCTTGCTGGTTGGCTTATGCAGCACTATGACAGAGCTACACTTGCCGTTGTGGTGGCGATGATCTCTATAGTATGGTTCATCTGGGTAGCTACCATGCCAAACCCGAACAACCGAGGGAATGTCTACCTTCCTCTGGATATTTTCGACCGTGAAAGGGTGGCTTCACTGAAGAGTCATGAAGCGATCGTAGAGAGTTATGTGAATGAAACAGAAAACATCGCTGTCATCAAATACGAAAAAGACCTCATAGATGAAGATGAGATCAGAGGGATGCTGAGCTGA
- the rdgB gene encoding RdgB/HAM1 family non-canonical purine NTP pyrophosphatase, which translates to MRMVLATGNKGKLREFKQMCEDEVVAFSELLGEFDIVEDGDTFAANALIKARAIYEKLGEEYLVISDDSGISLPILDGAPGIYSARYAGEGATDKENLYKLIEAVKEKGLKSTPAYYTAAIAIVSKYGEYVVHGWMHGDVIDEVRGDKGFGYDPIFIPAGFDKTLGELDESVKKEMSHRAQAMKLAKPIIQMLKGKQ; encoded by the coding sequence ATGCGTATGGTGTTAGCGACAGGGAATAAAGGAAAGCTACGTGAATTCAAACAAATGTGTGAAGATGAAGTGGTCGCTTTTTCTGAACTTTTAGGTGAATTTGATATCGTAGAGGACGGCGATACATTTGCGGCCAATGCACTTATCAAAGCACGTGCAATCTATGAAAAACTGGGGGAAGAGTATCTGGTGATATCCGATGACAGCGGTATCTCCCTCCCTATACTTGACGGGGCACCGGGGATCTACTCCGCACGTTATGCAGGAGAGGGTGCCACAGATAAAGAGAACCTCTATAAGCTCATAGAAGCAGTGAAAGAAAAAGGGCTCAAGTCTACACCGGCATATTATACGGCGGCGATCGCCATTGTCTCCAAGTATGGAGAGTATGTGGTACATGGCTGGATGCATGGAGATGTCATAGATGAGGTGAGAGGGGACAAGGGATTCGGGTATGACCCTATTTTCATCCCTGCGGGGTTTGACAAGACTTTGGGCGAATTGGATGAGAGTGTTAAAAAAGAGATGTCACACAGAGCACAGGCAATGAAGTTGGCCAAACCGATCATACAAATGTTAAAGGGTAAACAATGA
- the ciaB gene encoding invasion protein CiaB gives MKKQFMEDLQVIYDELQSRQATLNAYYELLDKGHDKANEIVDAFLTLIDIPRDDDATMAALTRIVNLREDALEQVLEKQGCSEDEIRVKKELAYGFVSTMHITRHENFIAWVEEKQLLTPFYRSLMLGVHHVGLAMSVWQSHWTHHILYSVNLELSEMFHGDDAKVFEMLQNESLLDRDESGSVGDRSYSVLKKEDGEYKSIAYAEAFPEEVAQVTTALEQLIALLHQHEDDVFDQKAEWIAYFTALKIAFTHTKTDELIGKWADVDRRWMAVTTPLQVGHPLEYYEDHYRKAVALEWDLRIVNPKLQEGSSTRNNIKLFAYEMAKNFGQDALHTMSKNLLQVDETQLYIGQPVLYYGAEFNGLFSAQVVPNDEQVSSELGKKIFAYADFVMESKKSKPIMKLSVETMGEDFVKAQRELIDTDPDLWQEIYDISTVGHEYGHILWIDADTETKMNCSGQFKNIEEFKATSGGLMAFFHNEREALKEHIVNDLVFRAVGLMAWREVGEVLPYYCEGLIHLDILFSSGVITYDGEIQIDYSKYDKMKETYQNAYKNLAENYLSKVDANLYLSTYARKENGVFLPVKEEIRAFVEHYYRRYKEIGQQTTVLS, from the coding sequence ATGAAAAAACAGTTTATGGAAGACCTGCAGGTCATTTATGACGAACTGCAAAGCAGACAGGCAACGCTTAATGCCTACTATGAACTTTTAGATAAGGGACATGACAAAGCAAACGAGATCGTGGATGCTTTTTTAACGCTTATCGATATACCCAGAGATGATGATGCTACGATGGCTGCACTGACACGTATCGTTAATCTTCGTGAAGATGCCCTGGAGCAGGTATTGGAAAAACAGGGGTGTTCTGAAGATGAGATCAGAGTCAAAAAAGAATTGGCATACGGTTTTGTCAGTACGATGCATATCACACGGCATGAAAATTTCATTGCATGGGTGGAGGAGAAGCAGCTTCTTACCCCTTTTTACCGTTCATTGATGTTGGGTGTACATCATGTCGGTCTTGCTATGAGCGTCTGGCAAAGTCACTGGACACACCATATTCTTTATTCTGTAAACCTTGAGCTCAGTGAAATGTTTCATGGTGATGATGCAAAAGTCTTTGAGATGCTTCAGAACGAGTCTCTGTTGGACAGGGATGAGAGCGGATCTGTAGGAGATAGATCCTACTCTGTACTTAAAAAAGAGGATGGAGAGTATAAAAGCATTGCTTATGCAGAAGCATTTCCTGAAGAGGTGGCACAAGTGACGACAGCACTTGAACAGCTCATTGCACTTTTGCACCAACATGAAGATGATGTCTTTGATCAAAAAGCGGAATGGATAGCCTATTTTACAGCGCTCAAAATCGCCTTTACACATACGAAAACCGATGAACTCATAGGTAAATGGGCAGATGTGGACAGACGCTGGATGGCGGTTACGACACCCTTGCAGGTAGGGCATCCGTTAGAGTATTATGAAGACCATTATAGAAAAGCTGTTGCGTTGGAATGGGATCTGCGTATTGTCAACCCCAAATTACAAGAAGGATCAAGTACACGTAACAACATTAAACTTTTTGCCTATGAAATGGCAAAAAATTTTGGTCAAGATGCCTTGCATACGATGAGCAAAAACCTTTTACAGGTTGATGAAACCCAACTCTATATAGGTCAACCCGTTCTTTACTACGGAGCAGAATTCAATGGTCTTTTCTCGGCACAGGTCGTACCCAATGATGAACAGGTTTCCTCAGAACTTGGGAAAAAGATCTTTGCGTATGCCGACTTTGTCATGGAGTCTAAAAAATCTAAGCCGATCATGAAACTTTCAGTCGAAACAATGGGTGAAGATTTTGTGAAGGCGCAACGAGAGCTTATTGATACAGATCCCGATCTTTGGCAAGAGATCTACGATATCTCCACGGTAGGGCATGAGTACGGGCATATCTTATGGATAGATGCAGATACAGAGACCAAGATGAACTGCTCCGGGCAGTTTAAAAATATCGAAGAGTTTAAAGCCACTTCAGGCGGTTTGATGGCGTTTTTTCATAATGAACGTGAAGCACTTAAAGAGCACATTGTCAATGACCTTGTTTTCCGTGCAGTGGGGCTAATGGCGTGGCGTGAAGTCGGTGAAGTATTGCCCTATTATTGTGAAGGGTTGATTCATCTTGATATCCTCTTCAGCTCAGGGGTCATTACCTATGACGGCGAGATACAGATCGACTACAGCAAATATGACAAGATGAAAGAGACCTATCAAAATGCCTATAAAAATCTGGCAGAAAATTATCTTTCAAAAGTGGATGCAAACCTCTATTTGAGCACCTATGCGCGTAAGGAAAATGGTGTATTTTTACCGGTAAAAGAGGAGATCAGGGCGTTTGTAGAGCACTATTACAGAAGATATAAAGAGATAGGTCAGCAAACAACCGTACTCTCCTAA
- a CDS encoding alanine--glyoxylate aminotransferase family protein encodes MLLFTPGPTPVPESVRQAMATPTLHHRTPEFEAIFKEARERLLKLFGMDECVMIASSGTGAMQACMLNLCKSKALTVNAGKFGERFGKIADAIGRDKVELSYEWNTPCSVADVENALSEHADIDAIFIQVCESAGGLRHPVEAIAKRAKEINPDIMIVADGITAVGVEPIDVSNIDALVTGSQKALMLPPGLAMIGFSNAAVEKIGKGVDYYFNLASEIKKQQQNTTAYTAATTLIIGLNAIFDAIDEEGIDALYANTAARAAATQAALEAIGFSMYPQTPAPSMSTVFDEDAEPIRKLLKTKYGVNMAGGQDHLKGKLFRINQMGLIPVYESAWVVNAIELALADLGRRAFDGTASRVFNETYFKKSN; translated from the coding sequence ATGCTACTTTTTACCCCAGGACCTACACCAGTACCGGAGTCTGTACGCCAAGCTATGGCAACACCTACGTTACACCATAGAACACCAGAATTTGAAGCTATTTTTAAAGAGGCTCGTGAAAGACTTTTAAAGCTTTTCGGGATGGATGAGTGTGTGATGATAGCGTCGTCAGGTACAGGTGCGATGCAAGCATGTATGTTAAACCTGTGCAAGAGCAAAGCATTGACGGTAAACGCCGGTAAGTTCGGTGAGCGTTTCGGGAAGATCGCTGATGCAATAGGAAGAGACAAAGTGGAGCTTAGCTACGAGTGGAATACGCCTTGTTCCGTAGCAGACGTTGAAAATGCTTTGAGCGAGCATGCAGATATCGATGCGATCTTTATACAGGTGTGTGAAAGTGCCGGCGGACTTCGTCATCCGGTAGAGGCGATCGCGAAAAGAGCCAAAGAGATCAATCCTGACATCATGATCGTCGCGGACGGTATCACGGCAGTAGGGGTAGAGCCTATCGATGTTTCGAATATCGATGCATTGGTCACTGGAAGCCAAAAAGCCTTGATGCTTCCTCCCGGCCTTGCAATGATCGGTTTTTCAAATGCAGCTGTAGAGAAGATAGGCAAAGGGGTAGACTACTACTTCAACCTTGCTTCAGAGATCAAAAAACAGCAGCAGAACACGACAGCATACACGGCTGCGACAACACTGATCATCGGGCTCAACGCTATCTTTGATGCGATCGATGAAGAGGGGATCGATGCGTTGTATGCAAATACAGCAGCAAGAGCCGCAGCAACACAGGCAGCGCTTGAAGCGATAGGTTTTTCTATGTATCCTCAAACACCGGCACCCTCTATGAGTACGGTATTCGATGAAGATGCAGAGCCGATACGCAAACTGCTTAAAACGAAGTACGGTGTAAACATGGCAGGGGGACAGGACCATCTCAAAGGAAAACTTTTCCGTATCAACCAGATGGGTCTTATCCCTGTGTATGAGTCTGCATGGGTAGTCAATGCTATCGAGCTGGCATTGGCCGATCTGGGGAGAAGAGCGTTTGACGGTACGGCAAGCCGCGTCTTTAACGAAACGTATTTTAAGAAGAGTAATTAG
- a CDS encoding ATP phosphoribosyltransferase regulatory subunit: MIFEHEIPSGSRLYFGQSAKVKREIESIASETLERLGFEEIVTPLFSYHQHECFEDQKLLVRLNDAENHEVTLRADSTADVVRIVTKRLGRSTESKKWFYIQPTVTFPTKEQYQIGAEVIDGSFEQIAETTTTLLKQIGAEPVMQIANIRIPHLLNEKYGVSLEVLKSMHVEQIMAADLPWIEQLVRINAVSDLEDLSPFPEDIKAELGKIKEATDKVAYSNMVISPLFYAKMRYYDSLTFRMFEGNSLLAMGGIYTIDGVEAAGFALYTDECISNKMNRG, from the coding sequence ATGATATTTGAACACGAGATCCCTAGCGGAAGCAGGCTTTACTTTGGACAAAGCGCCAAGGTAAAAAGAGAGATAGAGAGTATTGCAAGTGAAACATTGGAGAGGCTTGGATTTGAAGAGATCGTTACACCGCTCTTCTCTTACCACCAGCATGAGTGTTTCGAAGATCAAAAGCTTCTGGTGAGACTCAATGATGCAGAAAATCACGAAGTGACCCTGCGTGCTGACTCTACGGCAGATGTGGTACGTATCGTGACAAAGAGACTGGGACGCAGTACAGAGTCTAAAAAATGGTTCTATATCCAGCCAACAGTGACGTTCCCGACAAAAGAGCAGTATCAGATCGGTGCAGAAGTGATCGACGGCAGTTTTGAGCAGATCGCTGAGACAACGACAACACTTTTAAAACAGATAGGGGCAGAACCGGTGATGCAGATAGCCAATATCCGTATCCCGCATCTTTTAAATGAAAAATACGGGGTCTCTTTAGAGGTATTGAAATCGATGCATGTGGAACAGATCATGGCGGCAGACCTGCCTTGGATCGAACAGCTTGTAAGAATCAATGCCGTCAGTGATCTTGAAGATCTGAGCCCGTTCCCTGAGGATATCAAAGCGGAACTTGGAAAGATCAAAGAGGCGACAGACAAGGTAGCATACAGCAACATGGTGATCTCTCCGCTCTTCTATGCGAAGATGAGATATTATGACTCTTTGACATTCAGAATGTTTGAAGGAAACAGCCTTTTGGCAATGGGCGGAATATACACCATAGACGGTGTAGAAGCAGCAGGATTTGCACTCTATACAGATGAGTGTATCAGTAATAAAATGAACAGAGGATAG
- a CDS encoding adenylosuccinate synthase, whose product MSKADLIVGLQWGDEGKGKIVDHMAQTHDYVCRFAGGHNAGHTIVIGDKKYALHLIPSGVLNPKAKNIVGNGVVLSPKDFIKEMEQFDNLEGRLFLSDKAHVLLPYHALIDQAKERMKGDKAIGTTGKGIGPAYADKIARGGHRLGELLNPEKLTAKILEFFSINKPVFDAMGVDAPVEAELLAELQGYKEVLAPFITDTTQMMWKIMDEEKKILLEGAQGTMLDIDHGTYPYVTSSTTVSAGACSGLGINPKDIGKVTGIAKAYCTRVGNGPFPSEDFGEEGDRLRKNGHEFGTTTGRPRRCGWFDAVAMRHAVRVNGVDQVALMKLDVLDGFDEVKVCVAYEVDGKEIDYVPYELDDATPIYKSFPGWDKTEGVREFDALPETAKSYILALEEMIGTKMGIISTSPEREDTIIR is encoded by the coding sequence ATGAGTAAAGCAGATTTGATCGTAGGTCTCCAATGGGGAGATGAAGGAAAAGGAAAGATCGTTGACCATATGGCACAGACACACGACTATGTATGTCGTTTTGCAGGTGGGCACAATGCAGGGCATACGATCGTCATTGGCGACAAGAAGTATGCACTTCACCTTATCCCTTCCGGTGTACTGAATCCTAAAGCGAAAAATATCGTGGGGAACGGTGTGGTACTCTCTCCAAAAGATTTTATTAAAGAGATGGAGCAGTTTGATAACCTGGAAGGAAGACTTTTCCTTTCAGACAAAGCACATGTACTGTTGCCTTACCATGCACTGATCGATCAAGCCAAAGAGCGAATGAAGGGTGATAAGGCGATCGGTACTACAGGTAAAGGGATCGGACCTGCGTATGCTGATAAGATCGCACGTGGGGGACATAGACTGGGAGAACTGCTGAATCCTGAAAAACTTACAGCAAAGATCTTAGAGTTCTTCAGTATCAACAAACCTGTGTTTGATGCGATGGGTGTAGATGCACCGGTGGAGGCAGAACTTTTAGCCGAGCTTCAAGGCTATAAAGAGGTACTGGCTCCGTTTATCACTGATACGACACAAATGATGTGGAAGATCATGGATGAGGAGAAGAAGATACTTCTTGAAGGGGCACAGGGTACGATGCTTGATATCGATCACGGTACCTATCCTTACGTCACTTCATCAACAACGGTAAGTGCCGGAGCATGTTCGGGGCTTGGTATCAATCCCAAAGACATTGGAAAGGTGACAGGTATCGCAAAAGCATACTGTACAAGAGTAGGGAATGGACCTTTCCCGAGTGAAGACTTCGGTGAAGAGGGTGACAGACTTCGTAAAAACGGCCATGAGTTCGGAACGACAACAGGACGTCCGAGAAGATGCGGCTGGTTCGATGCCGTGGCGATGCGTCATGCCGTACGTGTGAATGGTGTGGACCAGGTAGCACTGATGAAACTGGATGTATTGGATGGTTTCGATGAAGTCAAAGTCTGTGTAGCGTATGAGGTAGACGGTAAAGAGATCGACTATGTACCGTATGAGCTGGATGATGCAACGCCTATCTATAAAAGTTTCCCGGGTTGGGACAAAACAGAGGGTGTGAGAGAATTCGATGCCTTGCCTGAGACTGCAAAATCATATATTTTAGCACTTGAAGAGATGATAGGCACAAAGATGGGGATCATCTCGACAAGTCCAGAGCGTGAAGACACAATAATTCGATAA